Below is a genomic region from Pleuronectes platessa chromosome 5, fPlePla1.1, whole genome shotgun sequence.
CTCTATAAAGGTTTAGGATCTGTGGCCtgatataatatttatttattgttcatcCAGGTGTAACTGAAGTTCTATATTCAGAGATAACTTACCAAATAAGCCTAATGGGCAGAGGTTCAGGGGCCAGAGGGGGTCCCAGGGCTCTGAATGTTTGAAGTGTTAACATTCCCTGTTTGAAAATCAATCAAAAGACTAGAAAGTGGCAAAActacttttttcttcttcctttcggtcttcatttattttgtatgttaaTGTATTTTCCTTTCTCACCTTATTAAGTTCTTGGGCCTATAGAGTTGTGACAATATAAGCATCGGTCTAATGTGGAGTCATTCTGTTTGATtttggtgttgtgttgttttttctgtttattgtttttgtatgttCTTAGCTCAGTCCTGCTAATAAAATCACACACAGTTTTAGTGTTTTGCCCGCTGTGAGATTTCAACTTATAATACTTGAACGTGTCAATTTTTTGGACAAAGTAGAtagattcatatttttgttACTTTTGAACGATGCAAAAACGGTTATTGATAAAATTCTATCCATTTACTAATTGATTATTATGGGCACATAAACAACTGCAGTTTTAATTTGAACCTCTGATGATAAACAGAAACTACAGTGGTAATTTACTGTTGACTACTCAATAACAGTCAATATTTGGGGAGCacgaaagaaaagaaaacagacttTACTGTGGTCAAATAATTgtcctttttatattttttaaaaaacattataattttGATGTATATGATTAAACAGATCAGTTCAAATGGATGGACATCCGTCTTATTACAGTCATTCATCTTTAATGTAAAGAACCACTTTAGTATATTAGTAGACAAAAGTACTTTAAGGTTCAGTGTTTAGTacttagtgacatctagtggtggagtagcatgttgcagctgaatacccctcacctcaccctccccttcaaaACATGATGGAGAACCTGTGGtcactcaaaaggtgtttaatttgtccagtctgggccactgtaaaaaacatggcagccttcatagagaggacccactcccgatgtaaatatgaagtaattgaatttaaaaggccctttctagggtaaagaaaaccacttttttttttttttttataacaaatTGGATGATGACATACAAGAGAAAACATTCctgggattattttatattctatttcaGCGGTAGAAACACTAACTGACTCATTGTGATGCAACAGTCAACATTGTGTGATCATGTTTGTCCTTTGATTGTTTAATTTCTTGTTCCTCAAGGCAGCATTACCAGTGAGTTTGCCATCTTTCTGGCTTAATAGTAGATTGTTCTACAAATAAACAGGATGTCTGGAACTGCTCAACCATCAAGTGCCTTACAGGGATATTTAACTTTCTGAAAGAACATGTAAACCTCAGCAAAATATCATCTCTTTTTAAATCATCCAACATTTACTGTCAATAACATCAGCTAAAGCTAGAGCAGGCTTTAGCTCATGTCAGgtgtttacatttacattgaaACAAAGGGAGAGGACTCCCTCGTGTGGTGACAAAGGGGGGACTGTTTGTTACTGTAGGATCTTTGCTCATTCACACATCATCAGTATGATCTAATGAACAATACAGACAGGACCAAAAGAGCAATATTCGACAACACTGTGCAGCCAGAAAAAATATGTAAAGTATCTCACTATGAAAATAGATcctatttacaaaaacaaatacgaACCTTTTCATACAAAACATGTTCTATTTAAACAGAAAGAATCCTCAGGTGTTCATGcatcaaaactaaatgaaatCACATCCTGACACCTGATCAGCGCCTCTTTCTGCAACCCGATGGGCGTGTGCAAGCTCGACACCTTGAAGTTCAGCACGTCGATGTCCGATGCTCCAAACGTggcctccaccttcaccttctcATACATGTGAAACTGAACCTTCTTGTTGGTCATGGAGAGCAGACACCGGAGGAAGCCCTCCCGCAGCACAGACCGTGCGTGctgctctctctgcagctgctcgGGGTCCGTCTCTGATGCAGCTGAGGTGGAGATCGAGGGGCGACACAGAGCAATGAAACGGGGGGAATTGGGGTAAAATCCGCGGCTGTTGGGGTCTGGTCCTCTGGGCAGACGGAGTACAGGCACTGGAATCGTGTTATCCATGTTGACTCTTTTCACCAGCACCTGTTACAAGAGAAGAAAATTAATTAACACCGACCAGGCAATAAACCccactggaaagaaaaaaataccttCGGTTGAAAAGATCCTGAGTCGACTGAGTGTGCACACTGATGTACTGCATGGGCTAAACGTTGCATTCCCAGGGATTAATAAATTAAAGTCAGATCTTCTTAATCACATCTTAAATTTGACCAGATTAAGACAAAATGGTGAAATGTCTGATTACCAAGTCCCACGATGAAATATGgtgatatttatataaatgaatTAGATTgctataattattaatattgctTTATTGCCCAGCCTTATGACTAAGAGTTTAATCTAGATTAGATAAGACAAGATGGAGAGAAATTCAATTGAAAATTCTAAATTGATCAATCCATTGATCCTTTCTTATCATTTCTCGAATTGGAACTTAAATTTGAATGTCCAAAAATAACCCAACAGGAGCAGGTGAACCACAATAATCTAAATTCACTCTGCAATGAGGCATTCTGTGTTGCAGTAAAGAGCTGTTGCTTCCATTAATTTGTGATTTATTGAGCTACATTATGTTAATATATGATATTGATGTAATATCCAGTGCCGAAAAATAATCTGAAGACATGTATATAAAGCTGTGAGTGGCTGAGTTCACAGATGTAAACACACTCACTAgttaataaaagtaaaaaataacaaagtttCACCACAATATCTACGAGCATTACAGAGATAAACACTTTTGAACAGCGTCAGAATAAAACGTGACACAGCACAACACGGTGCGACGACATTACACGAGTTGTTCACAATACTTTTCTCCTTAAAGACAATTCACTGTTGTTTTGCTGCGGTTTGATTTCtcacctcttctctcctcctgttagcagcattagcattagcaagTAGCCTGGCTTCCTTTCCCGTCTTCTTCTTCGGTCCGGCGGATGAGTAATCAGCGTATGTCAGCGTTAGCGTCACCTAGTGGATAGATGCTGATCGTTCAGTTTATTAAGTTAAATTTAACCTGTTTAAAAAGACTCAGTTGCAGTGTTATTTGTTaataaaagtgctatataaatacaaaaccatttaacatTTACCATTTTCATGGCGACAAAGTCGTTGTTCAATCATACATACATACTGAACGAACACAAAACAGGTttcaattttacaaaaaagagCAAACAAGAATCATACTGAACCACAACTTTGACAAGACTGAAcagcttttccttccagggaactGCTCTCCCGCCCATGACCTGACTGATAACTCCGTATTAGCTCCCTTCACTCACTTCTAGGAACCTGGGGGTGACACTCGGCAGCCATGTCTctcttactgccaacattactgcaacaacatgtTCCGGTAGATTCATCCtccacaacatcaggagaataggTCCCCTTCACACTCTGAAGGCGTTCTGGTCCAGGCCCTGGTCATCCCACGTCTAGACTATTGTAGCTCCCttctggcaggtctacctgctagtgccatccgacctaaattcactcacactactcagctcctccgctcccttcactggtgatcaggtccagtctacatccaggagctggtcaaacgttacacctcAGCCGGTTCACTCGGCTCTGCATccgccaatcggcttgttgctccctctcactgcgagctaaacactcatcaaaatctcgactgtttgctgtcctggctcctaaatggtggaatgagatCCCCATCGGCATAAGGACAGCAGAAAGAAATGTGTGATCATAGAGCAAAATGATCAGTTATCTTGAAAATAATCTTTCCATCATGTAGACATAATTTGtatgattaaaataaaagggTTTTAACTAGAATGTGTTGTTTgcaattataaaaagaaaacaaaagtacGGTTAAGATTTGTTGCTCTGTATTGCAGTGATATGGATTTAACAGATTTGTACGACACTACAACTACAGACCAATGTTTTGTTCAAGCCAGTGATAATTTTCCGAGAAAAGGATTAGGTTAGTTGTCTCTGTTGGTTGAGATAATTGGTGACCATAGACAAATACACAGCTTTCTCCACACTCTGGAaaacagtaataataaaaaaccatGGTGAGAGGTCATATGGAAATACATAAGAAATATGACATTCTGGGCTCAGTACATATAGAGCTGCACCACTGCTAATAAAAGCGTCACTATAATCTTTTTTGCTGTAACTTGGTTTGAGACTTGTTTACATGTTATATGTACAAAATTGGAAATTCTAAATGACAAAGACTATATTGTGATATCTTTTCTGTTGAGCCTTCCAtgtacagaaaaaaacactaacacatTTACAGAAGGGTTTTCCAGTAGCACCCAGCATTTCTCACTCATATTAGACTCTACAAGGTGTAATTGTAAGCTTTGGCTGCTGCTAACGTCAACACTTCTTCATATTAGtcacatttgtttaatttattccCTAAAagccatttttctttttgtgagtGGGTAGGTTAAATGTAGCACTGCACAACAGCCAAATAGATTAACATAACAGAGAAACCCTCTCAGAGAGCAAGGGAACTTTGTTCAAATGTGATTAGGGTTTGAGTGCAGggacaaaaaataaatgtatattgacatatttaaaagttttatttcaGTTAATTTGCTCTTACTTAAGCAGAGGGCGAGGCCTAGTGGACCCGAGCTCCACTCTGCCTTCCGAATTCCCCTGTGTGTGCACCAGTGTTTGCTGGGCGGTCCCTCTGCCTGCCAGCTCGCTAGCTCGCTCTAGCCCCAAGGTCATGTGCAGTGACGGTGAGAGTGTCTGCCTTTTGACTGCCTTCCCCAGCAGCATTTCTGTTTTGCTTGCGTTGCCAGCCGAGCCCTGAATCCTTCTCCCGCTCCGTCTGagctgcttacaaacaaacaatcgaTTTcacaaggagagggagagatggagagggagagatagagagagagagagagacagagagaactttttttaaactacaaaggtcaacagaaacacacgcacacgcgcgaCATCATCAGGTCTCCCAACTCATCTCCTTCATCCTCGCGCTCCACCCCCCCTCAGAATCTCTATTCCTAAATTTCGTCCTAAATATATGGATTCCAATGGAGTTAGAAGGATGTTTTTACGACTTGTCTTTGGTGTTTGGTGCTAACCATAATTTGGATGTGAGGTACATATCATCCCAACATAATTAAactatcactcacacacacacacacaaacacacacaaacacacaaccacacacacacacaaacacacacacacaggtctccaAACTCATCTCCATTCAGCtacaccccccctcccttcagAATCTCTATCGCCTCAGCCAGGACTTGACACAAGTGCATTGTGGTTAACAGGAAGATGTATCACTCACGTCCAGATGTGCTGGGATGTATGCACCAGATGTGCTGGTAGTGGAGGAAATAACAgcaatattttggggaaatcgTTCAAATGGTGATACAAGTgtgaaatttggtacaaatcatCTTTGAAGGTCACTCTTCGATTTAGGAATGGGGGCCACTCGAAAATCAAAAACGGCCGCCATTTATTTCAAGATGGCCACCATGGTTAGACTGATATAGCATTTCAGCACAATCTTTGCCTATACTTTGTAGATGTCAACAATATCGGACTCCCATAGTagtttttgaacattttcaaacaggaGTTACTAGTTATAACCAtctgaaacatttctaaaacatgTCATAGGCTAACTGTGTTATAGGTCACGGGGAAAACTACGTGAAGTTTAGGGTTAATTAGAGGGATAGAGATATTTGGGGGATATACAGTATAGGAGAACAGTAAAAATAGTAGCTAGATTTGTGTGATTGGCTGTCTGGGAGTCCATGGTTTATCTAGAGAAAGACTAGAGATCGGTCATTGTTGTCGGCATGTGACACacatgaggctgtgtgtgtgtgtttgttttaatttctccCAGTGTTCGAAATACGTGGGAGCCAGAGGGAGCCAAGCTTCCAGATGTTAGGACTACAGTGTTCGAATTACatgggagccagagggagcCAAGCTCCCAGAGACTGAGTCATCTTCGTAATGGTAGGAAAATGGCTTTATTCATTTTTTGCCAGATAGTGCATTTTCCCTTTGTTCAAGTTTAAGACGACGACATGCATTTTTATGTCGTCTTCAAATGAGTTACGTTTTATTTCATTGCAATGTGAAATTGTGAATGACAAGACTAAATctttttgtctatttttttgtatttcgaaattgatatatatatggactattacaatcaataatttattgaaattaataaaaataaatcaatttctgtacaaaaatgtctctgtctgttgtgtgcgtgtgtcaagtTATATAAAGCCTATGCCTAccgtgcgcaaaagcgctgctcGCGCCTAGGCTATTTAATTGTATAGCCTTGGCAGGCTATGCGCGCGGTGCGCCAACTTCTTTATGAGATAGAGACCTCCTTAGAGACAAAAAGATAATTCGAACCCTGATTTCTCCACACCTGAAGCATAGGTGGATGGTGTCAGTGTAAGTtatcaggccatcatgtgaAACACCAGGAGCGAGAGAAAACATCTgcatctgtctcacacacacccacccacacacacacacacacacacacacacacacagtgactttGCTGAAgagcagtggaaacagtgaaaccaacagctgcagttggtttgtaccgagctggagttgtTGTTTCCTCCTACACtcagacctgctctcacttcaaCTAATAAATACTCATCACTTGCTATAAGGACCTGATCAGCTCATGAAGTAACTCatggtttgtttgatttgctctAAAGTTTACAGACCGCATTTACACATCATGAAAAATTACTCATCAACATTTTGTTCTCAGTAGAAAAGGAGACGTGACGCtaacagtcaggactcagtgttaaaatgACCGGAGCGACAAGCAGACATGGTCCGACACCATCGATCCAGAACAAAACACATGACCCTATTGTCACCTATATGatcccaataaaaaatggaacaaatgaaagtgaactagttcattttaggATCTGTGAACtttaagggaaatgtaacatgtgaccataataaaatcatg
It encodes:
- the gemin7 gene encoding gem-associated protein 7, which codes for MDNTIPVPVLRLPRGPDPNSRGFYPNSPRFIALCRPSISTSAASETDPEQLQREQHARSVLREGFLRCLLSMTNKKVQFHMYEKVKVEATFGASDIDVLNFKVSSLHTPIGLQKEALIRCQDVISFSFDA